A window from Salvia miltiorrhiza cultivar Shanhuang (shh) chromosome 2, IMPLAD_Smil_shh, whole genome shotgun sequence encodes these proteins:
- the LOC131011690 gene encoding F-box/LRR-repeat protein At3g59200-like — protein MGNIDHSKITLKNHPKFGGFHHMGNDDSKIAADGESGKLPEEITANDHSKTAADADGESDKLPQEIIQHIQSLLLEKEAARTSLLSKSWHGAWTTRPNLSFDQSKFRNCVDEFPIFTKKTMQRCQDLNLNIKSFKLTISSKKKTMQSSKPRIEKGNDDSELARELILRAIKLGATDLTIELPFSEARRFFVLPDEVLESKTLVRLSVSGLLIDLERRNKAVACPNLKHLWLSHSSVKGDLVRDLISRCPGIEVLTLTHTRLFGEERRRRWSPSHDQFRNLKRLRLIGLGVELHHCDELWNKSPSLKVLVIWDYSSDHVRICSPSLERITLRLFCSRRIWDGIWNGEFDVPNIQNFKITAGCDFFAPLLKIKSCGMEWEIKGTDILKTHKLSRFSLQMQGDR, from the coding sequence ATGGGGAATATTGATCACAGCAAAATCACCCTAAAAAACCATCCAAAATTTGGAGGTTTTCATCACATGGGGAATGATGACAGCAAAATCGCGGCAGATGGCGAATCCGGCAAACTTCCAGAAGAAATCACGGCGAATGATCACAGCAAAACTGCTGCAGATGCAGATGGCGAATCCGACAAGCTTCCACAAGAAATCATTCAGCACATACAATCTCTTCTGCTTGAAAAAGAAGCTGCTCGAACCTCTCTCCTATCCAAGTCCTGGCACGGCGCGTGGACCACGCGCCCCAACCTCAGTTTCGATCAATCCAAGTTCCGGAATTGCGTGGATGAGTTCCCCATATTCACGAAGAAGACCATGCAGAGGTGTCAAGACTTGAACCTAAATATTAAGAGTTTCAAGCTGACGATATCCAGTAAGAAGAAGACTATGCAGAGCTCCAAGCCAAGGATTGAAAAAGGTAACGACGATTCTGAACTAGCTAGAGAATTGATTTTGAGAGCGATCAAACTGGGGGCTACTGATCTCACCATTGAGCTTCCATTCTCGGAGGCTCGTAGGTTTTTTGTTCTACCAGATGAGGTGCTCGAATCCAAAACCCTAGTTAGATTATCCGTTTCGGGGCTCTTGATTGATCTGGAGAGGAGGAATAAAGCAGTAGCTTGTCCCAATCTGAAACACCTTTGGTTATCCCATTCGAGTGTAAAAGGTGATTTAGTTAGGGATTTGATTTCGAGATGCCCAGGCATTGAGGTATTAACACTTACTCACACGAGGTTGTttggagaagagagaagaagaagatggagTCCCTCTCATGACCAGTTTCGTAATCTCAAGCGTTTGCGTTTGATTGGTTTGGGTGTTGAACTGCATCATTGTGATGAGCTGTGGAACAAGTCTCCTTCCCTCAAAGTGTTGGTGATTTGGGATTACAGCTCCGATCACGTGAGAATTTGCAGCCCATCGCTTGAGCGCATAACCTTACGCTTATTCTGTAGCAGAAGAATCTGGGACGGAATCTGGAATGGGGAGTTTGATGTTCcaaatattcaaaattttaagaTTACTGCTGGTTGTGATTTTTTTGCGCCGCTCCTCAAAATCAAAAGCTGTGGTATGGAATGGGAGATCAAAGGCACTGATATCTTGAAAACGCACAAACTATCTAGATTTTCTCTTCAGATGCAAGGTGATAGGTGA